One region of Mycolicibacterium lutetiense genomic DNA includes:
- a CDS encoding pyridoxal phosphate-dependent aminotransferase, with amino-acid sequence MVAPRTALLDAVGALPQAVNPFALSLNECPFPPLPAVRSALRACDEAANRYPEFLPQRLRSLIADHDGMAEEQVIVGAGATGVIMQVLHAVTSPGDTMVMAEPTFDGYPIFAQMARLRTVTVPLDEHGRHDLDAMAEAAKTARVVAVCRPHNPTGTIESVIEIERFLTRLPEDTVVLLDEAYVEFLAAEQCIDGPSLVARFGNVVVVRTFSKAYGLAGLRIGYGFCAPDLGRQLWRMQLPFGIGLSAQVAVAASYDAENQLRQRIRMIAAERRYLQMRLRALGVYSTDGQANFLYLPAGSSPWPEVFDGTGLQLRYYTDGGVRITIGARQSTRAVLSAVTAAA; translated from the coding sequence ATGGTGGCTCCCCGGACCGCCCTGCTCGACGCTGTCGGCGCGCTGCCGCAGGCGGTCAACCCGTTCGCGTTGTCGCTCAACGAATGTCCTTTTCCGCCGCTGCCCGCGGTGCGCTCGGCCCTACGGGCGTGCGATGAGGCTGCCAACCGGTATCCGGAGTTCCTGCCCCAGCGGTTGCGCTCGCTGATCGCCGATCACGACGGAATGGCCGAGGAACAGGTGATCGTCGGTGCCGGCGCCACCGGGGTCATCATGCAGGTGCTGCATGCGGTGACCAGTCCCGGCGACACCATGGTGATGGCGGAGCCCACATTCGACGGATATCCGATCTTCGCGCAGATGGCGCGGTTGCGGACGGTCACCGTGCCGCTCGACGAACACGGCCGGCACGATCTCGACGCGATGGCCGAGGCTGCGAAGACCGCGAGGGTGGTGGCGGTCTGCCGGCCGCACAACCCGACGGGCACCATCGAATCGGTCATCGAGATCGAGCGGTTCCTGACCCGGTTGCCCGAGGACACCGTCGTGCTCCTCGACGAGGCATATGTGGAGTTCTTGGCCGCCGAACAGTGCATCGACGGGCCGAGCCTGGTGGCCCGGTTCGGCAATGTCGTCGTGGTGCGCACCTTTTCGAAGGCGTACGGCCTGGCCGGCCTGCGGATCGGCTACGGGTTCTGCGCCCCGGACCTCGGCCGTCAGCTGTGGCGGATGCAGCTGCCGTTCGGAATCGGGCTCAGTGCCCAGGTGGCCGTGGCTGCTTCGTACGATGCAGAAAATCAACTGCGCCAACGTATCCGGATGATCGCAGCGGAGCGGCGCTACCTGCAGATGCGGTTGCGGGCGCTGGGCGTCTACAGCACAGATGGGCAGGCCAACTTCCTGTACCTCCCGGCCGGGTCCTCACCGTGGCCGGAGGTGTTCGATGGGACCGGCCTTCAGCTCCGCTACTACACCGACGGCGGAGTGCGGATCACCATCGGGGCGCGGCAATCCACCCGGGCAGTGCTGAGCGCGGTGACGGCGGCGGCCTGA
- a CDS encoding PDDEXK family nuclease, whose translation MVEPFIGSEAISAGKLTRHELRARFIAVHKDVYLPRGTRPTAVLRAKAAWLRSRRRGVLAGYSASALHGARWIDAALPANILDTNRRPTRGIVAWADAIDDDEICRIGDIRLTNPARTAVDLACRLPEDAAVAAIDALARAARLKVPDIELAAGRHSGRRGIKQARASIALVDPGAESPQETWLRLLVIRAGYPPPQTQYPIYNEYGALIGEVDNAWPELKIAIEYEGLHHTDPDVLHKDIARIDEIRDMGWIVIRVTCRDGEANVLGRLAKAWASRL comes from the coding sequence ATGGTGGAACCGTTCATCGGTAGCGAGGCGATTTCGGCCGGGAAGCTGACCCGCCACGAATTGCGCGCCCGGTTCATCGCCGTACACAAGGATGTCTACCTCCCGCGTGGAACCCGGCCCACCGCAGTGTTGCGCGCCAAAGCGGCTTGGCTGCGGTCGCGGCGGCGGGGCGTGCTGGCCGGGTATTCCGCGTCGGCGCTGCACGGGGCCCGCTGGATCGATGCGGCGCTACCGGCCAACATCCTCGACACCAATCGGCGACCGACCCGAGGCATCGTGGCCTGGGCCGACGCGATCGACGACGACGAAATATGTCGGATCGGCGACATCAGGCTGACCAACCCGGCCCGCACGGCGGTAGACCTCGCCTGCCGACTGCCCGAAGATGCCGCCGTGGCCGCGATCGATGCGCTGGCACGCGCCGCTCGTCTGAAAGTTCCTGACATCGAACTGGCCGCGGGGCGCCACTCCGGACGCAGGGGCATCAAACAGGCACGGGCGAGCATCGCCTTGGTCGACCCGGGAGCCGAGTCACCGCAGGAAACCTGGTTGCGGCTGCTGGTTATTCGCGCGGGCTACCCGCCGCCGCAGACGCAGTACCCCATCTACAACGAGTACGGCGCCTTGATCGGGGAGGTCGACAACGCGTGGCCCGAGCTGAAGATCGCGATCGAGTACGAGGGGCTGCACCACACCGATCCCGACGTTCTGCACAAGGACATCGCCCGGATCGACGAAATCCGCGACATGGGCTGGATCGTCATCCGGGTGACCTGCCGCGACGGCGAGGCCAACGTCCTCGGCAGGCTCGCCAAGGCCTGGGCTTCGCGTTTGTAA
- a CDS encoding 3-oxoacyl-ACP synthase III family protein, translated as MSENNPVSLIDLSTYLPGDPISADYYAGFAETDELAENVMFRAPRFRHHVGPEETAIDMVERAAAGVIERHGADVITEADVLITHTQLPDMPFYGGGGGMAHRLGMKPNWVIDLHNGGCAAFVLGLKVARTLLSAGEGRTAVIAIAQNSAGQVFDQQTIRRKAQSAVPGDGAAVGLVTLSDESPILDIECRTYGEYAGDMTVVMDPPRKWWQAGPGEACIGFTESKITKVLARGNRQVPEVSYSVCDRIGVQPKDIDLFVTNQPNRVFLRNWREALELPSERHVDTFDECGNLFAAGIPVNLDRAVTDGRVKAGDIVLMAAFAHAGDFAGAAAVRWGGRGDSGNV; from the coding sequence ATGTCCGAGAACAACCCCGTCAGCCTCATCGACCTGTCCACCTACCTTCCGGGTGACCCGATCAGCGCCGACTACTACGCCGGGTTCGCCGAAACCGACGAGCTGGCCGAGAACGTGATGTTCCGGGCGCCGCGGTTCCGTCATCACGTCGGGCCCGAAGAGACCGCGATCGACATGGTCGAGCGGGCCGCGGCCGGGGTGATCGAACGGCACGGTGCCGACGTCATCACCGAGGCCGATGTGCTGATCACCCACACCCAGCTGCCCGACATGCCGTTCTACGGTGGCGGCGGCGGCATGGCGCACCGGCTGGGGATGAAACCCAACTGGGTGATCGACCTGCACAACGGTGGGTGCGCGGCATTCGTGCTCGGGCTCAAGGTGGCCCGCACCCTGTTGAGCGCGGGAGAGGGCCGCACCGCGGTGATCGCGATCGCCCAGAATTCGGCCGGCCAGGTCTTCGATCAGCAGACCATCCGGCGCAAGGCGCAGTCGGCGGTGCCCGGAGACGGGGCCGCGGTCGGCCTGGTGACGTTGTCGGACGAGTCTCCCATCCTGGACATCGAATGCCGTACCTACGGGGAGTACGCCGGGGATATGACCGTCGTCATGGACCCGCCGCGCAAGTGGTGGCAGGCCGGCCCGGGGGAGGCCTGCATCGGCTTCACCGAGAGCAAGATCACCAAGGTGCTGGCCCGGGGCAATCGGCAGGTTCCCGAGGTGTCCTATTCCGTCTGCGACCGGATCGGTGTGCAGCCCAAGGATATCGACCTGTTCGTGACGAATCAGCCCAACCGCGTGTTCCTGCGCAACTGGCGTGAGGCGTTGGAGTTGCCGTCCGAACGTCACGTGGACACCTTTGACGAATGCGGAAACCTTTTCGCCGCAGGCATTCCCGTCAACCTCGACCGTGCCGTCACCGACGGGCGGGTGAAGGCCGGCGACATCGTGCTGATGGCCGCCTTCGCCCACGCCGGTGACTTCGCCGGGGCCGCCGCGGTCCGGTGGGGTGGCCGCGGCGACTCGGGGAACGTGTGA
- a CDS encoding GAF domain-containing sensor histidine kinase: MALTAEGELALLRELIRAASSGPGVEPLAAAAARMITASTATDVCFVHVLDDSERALTLAGATPPFDAEIGKIRLPLGQGISGWVASHRQPVVISHDKESDPRYMPFESLRGRDFTSMVSVPMETGPGGLVGVLNVHTVDRREFTPRDVELLLVIGRLIAGALHQARLHRQLVARERAHENFVEQVIQAQEIERRRLAGDIHDGISQRLVTLSYRLDAAARAVDAETVAEQLAAARELVALTLQEARAAISGLRPPVLDDLGLSGGLASLARSIPRIPIDVDLAETRVPDHIELALYRIAQECLQNVVKHAEADRARLTFSVDDRVARLEIVDDGKGFDTFEHPLGSDEMGGYGLLSMAERAEIVGGRLHIRSRPGAGTTVTASIPLPSAIT; the protein is encoded by the coding sequence ATCGCGCTGACCGCCGAGGGGGAACTGGCGCTGTTGCGCGAGCTGATCCGCGCGGCATCGAGTGGCCCGGGCGTGGAGCCGTTGGCCGCCGCGGCCGCCCGGATGATCACTGCGTCGACCGCCACCGATGTGTGTTTCGTCCACGTGCTCGACGATTCTGAGCGGGCCCTGACACTGGCCGGGGCCACACCTCCTTTCGACGCCGAGATCGGCAAGATCCGACTGCCGCTCGGCCAGGGCATTTCGGGTTGGGTGGCCAGCCATCGTCAGCCCGTGGTGATCAGCCACGACAAGGAGTCCGATCCCCGCTACATGCCCTTCGAGTCGCTGCGCGGGCGTGACTTCACCTCGATGGTGTCGGTCCCGATGGAGACCGGGCCGGGCGGGCTGGTCGGGGTTCTCAACGTGCACACCGTCGACCGCCGTGAGTTCACGCCGCGCGACGTCGAGTTGCTGCTGGTGATCGGCCGGCTCATCGCCGGCGCATTGCACCAGGCCCGCCTGCACCGCCAGCTGGTGGCGCGCGAGCGGGCGCACGAGAATTTCGTCGAGCAGGTGATCCAGGCTCAGGAGATCGAGCGGCGCCGGTTGGCCGGCGACATTCACGACGGCATCTCCCAGCGGTTGGTGACGCTGTCGTACCGGCTCGACGCCGCGGCCCGCGCGGTCGACGCCGAGACGGTGGCCGAACAGCTGGCGGCCGCCCGCGAACTGGTCGCGCTGACGCTGCAGGAGGCCAGGGCCGCGATCAGCGGGCTGCGCCCGCCGGTGCTCGACGATCTCGGCCTGTCCGGCGGGCTGGCCAGCCTGGCCCGCTCGATCCCGCGGATCCCGATCGACGTCGACCTCGCCGAGACCCGGGTGCCCGACCACATCGAGCTCGCGCTGTACCGCATCGCCCAGGAATGCCTGCAGAACGTGGTCAAACACGCCGAGGCGGACCGGGCCCGGCTCACCTTCTCGGTCGACGACAGGGTGGCTCGACTCGAAATCGTCGATGACGGAAAGGGATTCGACACCTTCGAGCATCCGTTGGGCAGTGACGAGATGGGCGGCTACGGGTTGTTGTCCATGGCCGAGCGGGCCGAGATTGTCGGCGGCCGGTTGCATATCCGGTCGAGGCCGGGCGCCGGTACCACGGTGACCGCATCCATCCCGCTGCCTTCCGCCATCACGTAG
- a CDS encoding HAD family hydrolase, whose amino-acid sequence MSSTQEKSWRAGRFWWDCSQPDTSAHPLRAVILDLDALSDLDVDGHRVVFNAAFAAHGLPIEWGVARYQQLLALHDEHQRVTAELRKRCVGPDCDVLTAVLADEICMTKDMMFDEMILDAGLTPRSGLEDLVNDAFLAGLPVGVVAAGRRRWAEPLVRQLVGDGVVETVVTIDDVSAPGAEMYRQALAELGVAGHDALAMVGSATGLRAANAAGIAGVLIDPDAGAVSPGAVAVRPDFAGADALRLPACQRLHTQWWAQRSPSAA is encoded by the coding sequence GTGTCGTCAACACAAGAGAAGTCATGGCGGGCCGGGCGGTTCTGGTGGGACTGTTCGCAGCCTGACACGAGCGCCCATCCGCTGCGTGCGGTGATCCTGGATCTCGATGCGCTGTCGGACCTCGACGTCGACGGGCATCGCGTTGTCTTCAACGCCGCCTTCGCCGCGCACGGTCTGCCCATCGAATGGGGTGTTGCGCGCTATCAGCAGCTGCTCGCACTGCACGACGAGCACCAGCGGGTCACCGCCGAGCTGCGCAAGCGCTGCGTGGGGCCGGACTGCGATGTGCTGACCGCAGTGCTCGCCGACGAGATCTGCATGACCAAGGACATGATGTTCGACGAGATGATCCTCGACGCCGGCCTCACGCCGCGGTCGGGTCTGGAGGATCTGGTGAACGATGCATTCCTGGCCGGGCTGCCGGTCGGGGTGGTCGCGGCCGGCCGTCGGCGCTGGGCCGAACCGCTGGTGCGCCAGCTGGTCGGGGACGGTGTGGTGGAAACCGTCGTCACTATCGATGACGTGAGCGCACCCGGCGCCGAGATGTACCGGCAAGCCTTGGCCGAACTGGGCGTGGCAGGCCACGACGCATTGGCCATGGTGGGCTCGGCCACGGGTCTGCGTGCCGCCAACGCAGCCGGGATTGCCGGCGTGTTGATCGACCCCGACGCCGGTGCGGTTTCACCCGGTGCGGTCGCAGTGCGGCCCGACTTCGCCGGTGCCGACGCGCTGCGTCTGCCGGCATGCCAGCGCCTGCACACCCAGTGGTGGGCGCAGCGCAGCCCGTCGGCCGCCTAG
- a CDS encoding response regulator yields MAPSNPVRLVLVDDHEMVIEGLKAMLAAFKDRVEVVGQAVGAERALGVIETLNPDIVLCDVRMQGSSGLDLCRVLRERDPDRRVVMLSVYDDEQYLFQALRVGASGYLLKSISSDELVRQLEFAHSGQTAIDPGMAARAAGTAARLQRDEFWPGARQGLTQRESEILSFVVAGLSNRGVANKLVIGEETVKTHLRSIYRKLGVSDRAGAVATALREGIYQ; encoded by the coding sequence ATGGCGCCCTCCAATCCAGTGCGCCTTGTGCTGGTCGACGACCACGAAATGGTCATCGAGGGTCTCAAGGCCATGCTTGCTGCGTTCAAGGACCGGGTCGAAGTGGTCGGCCAGGCCGTCGGCGCCGAGCGGGCGCTGGGCGTCATCGAGACACTGAACCCCGACATCGTGCTGTGCGACGTGCGGATGCAGGGTTCCAGCGGGTTGGATTTGTGCCGGGTGCTGCGCGAACGCGATCCGGACCGCAGGGTGGTCATGCTGTCGGTCTACGACGACGAGCAGTACCTGTTCCAGGCGCTGCGGGTGGGCGCGTCCGGATATCTGCTCAAGAGCATCAGCAGTGACGAGCTGGTACGTCAGCTCGAGTTCGCCCACAGCGGGCAGACGGCGATCGATCCTGGGATGGCGGCCCGGGCGGCCGGAACCGCGGCCCGACTGCAGCGCGACGAGTTCTGGCCCGGCGCCCGGCAGGGCCTGACCCAACGCGAGAGCGAGATCTTGTCCTTCGTGGTCGCGGGCCTGTCCAACCGCGGGGTCGCCAACAAGCTGGTGATCGGCGAGGAAACCGTGAAGACCCACCTGCGCTCCATCTACCGCAAGCTCGGGGTCAGCGACCGGGCGGGCGCGGTGGCCACTGCGTTGCGGGAGGGGATCTACCAGTGA
- a CDS encoding thiamine pyrophosphate-binding protein → MVKAHRVVDHIVGYLAANGISHIFGVDGANIEDVYDAAYFRDDIAAVLAKHEFSAATMADGYSRSGAGIGVVAATSGGGCLNTVPGLAESLASRVPVLALIGQAPMTLDGRGAFQDTSGDNGSLDAHALFSAVSVYCRRILKPEDIRTALPDALAAARTGGPAVLLLPKNIQQAELVEAGTDDGSGNGRPGGNGSGGRQSDLAGLEQALRRADGTITIIAGEQVARDDARAELERLRATLRARVATVPDAKDVAGIPGFGSSSALGVAGVMGHPGVSIAAAQSAMCLLVGTRMTVTARTGLDDVLGKVATYSIGSQVPFPACTHAHSDDLRRSLTYLARALSGPGRPVQVRVPDLVPRTELRPPAHHGPGIRYRDAMSVLDAALTDGTDIVVDAGNVGASAIHYLPARRDGRFMVALGMGGMGYSFGAGIGMTFHRASDAATAGPARRTVVIAGDGSFFMHGMEIHTAVQYRLPITFVLFDNHAHAMCVTREQLFYEDRYSYNRFGPSRLGAGLAAMFPGLPAYDVTDVRQLSQALGMALDSDGPSVLSIECSADEIPPFAAFLATTDSAPSDTEENRSHVTARA, encoded by the coding sequence ATGGTCAAGGCGCACAGGGTGGTGGACCACATCGTCGGCTATCTGGCCGCGAATGGGATCTCGCACATCTTCGGCGTGGACGGTGCCAACATTGAGGACGTCTACGACGCGGCGTACTTCCGTGACGACATCGCCGCGGTGCTGGCGAAACACGAATTCTCCGCTGCCACAATGGCGGACGGCTATAGTCGCAGCGGCGCCGGGATCGGCGTGGTGGCGGCGACCTCCGGCGGCGGCTGCCTCAACACCGTGCCCGGCCTGGCCGAATCGCTGGCCAGCCGCGTTCCGGTGCTGGCCCTGATCGGCCAGGCGCCGATGACACTCGACGGCCGCGGCGCCTTCCAGGACACCAGTGGGGACAACGGGAGCCTGGACGCGCACGCCCTTTTCTCGGCGGTCTCGGTGTACTGCCGCAGGATACTGAAGCCCGAAGACATCCGCACCGCACTTCCGGATGCGCTGGCCGCCGCACGCACCGGTGGACCCGCGGTGTTGTTGCTGCCCAAGAATATTCAGCAGGCAGAGCTGGTGGAGGCCGGTACAGACGATGGCAGTGGCAACGGGCGGCCCGGGGGGAACGGGTCCGGGGGCCGCCAGTCCGATCTCGCCGGACTCGAGCAGGCGTTGCGCCGCGCCGATGGCACGATCACGATCATTGCCGGCGAGCAGGTGGCCCGCGACGACGCCCGCGCCGAACTGGAGCGGCTTCGCGCCACGCTGCGGGCGCGCGTGGCCACGGTGCCCGATGCCAAAGACGTCGCGGGAATCCCGGGATTCGGCTCATCCTCCGCCTTGGGGGTAGCCGGTGTGATGGGCCACCCCGGGGTTTCCATTGCCGCAGCTCAGAGCGCGATGTGCCTGCTGGTGGGCACCCGCATGACGGTGACCGCGCGGACCGGTCTCGACGACGTGCTGGGCAAGGTGGCGACCTATTCGATCGGCTCGCAGGTGCCGTTCCCGGCCTGCACCCACGCCCACTCCGACGACCTGCGCCGGTCGCTGACATACCTGGCCCGGGCGCTGTCCGGACCAGGTCGGCCGGTCCAGGTGCGAGTGCCGGATCTGGTGCCGCGCACCGAACTGCGGCCACCGGCACATCACGGTCCGGGTATCCGGTACCGCGACGCGATGTCGGTGCTCGACGCGGCACTGACCGACGGAACCGACATCGTCGTCGACGCCGGCAACGTGGGGGCCTCGGCGATCCACTACCTGCCCGCCCGGCGTGACGGACGCTTCATGGTGGCGCTCGGAATGGGTGGCATGGGCTACAGCTTCGGTGCCGGGATCGGGATGACGTTTCACCGGGCCTCTGATGCAGCCACCGCCGGTCCTGCCCGGCGCACCGTGGTGATCGCAGGCGACGGATCATTTTTCATGCACGGCATGGAGATTCACACCGCGGTGCAGTACCGGCTGCCGATCACCTTCGTACTGTTCGACAATCACGCTCACGCCATGTGTGTCACCCGCGAGCAGCTGTTCTACGAGGATCGCTACTCCTACAACAGGTTCGGACCCAGCCGACTGGGTGCCGGACTGGCCGCGATGTTCCCCGGCCTGCCGGCCTACGACGTCACCGACGTCCGGCAACTGTCGCAGGCGCTGGGCATGGCCCTGGACAGCGACGGACCATCGGTGCTCAGCATCGAATGTTCGGCCGACGAAATCCCGCCGTTCGCGGCATTTCTCGCCACCACAGACAGCGCCCCTTCCGATACAGAGGAGAACAGGTCCCATGTCACTGCCCGCGCTTGA
- a CDS encoding class I SAM-dependent methyltransferase encodes MTQPGIDWEDAYRQETPPPWSIGAPQPELARLIEQGKVHGEVLDSGCGHAALSLALAEQGFTVVGLDASPTAIAAAAATAAERGLTAASFAQADMTAFTGYDGRFNTVLDSGLLHALPIDRRQAYIQAIHRASAPDARLYILAFATRPFGEDAPGPNGFTADELRDTVATRWTVDEVRPAKLYGNDGPAGGPASAPGVERDGAGHITMSGFLLTAHKGG; translated from the coding sequence ATGACACAGCCGGGTATCGATTGGGAAGACGCCTATCGTCAGGAAACCCCACCGCCGTGGAGCATCGGCGCCCCGCAACCCGAGCTTGCGCGACTGATCGAGCAGGGCAAGGTGCACGGCGAGGTTCTCGACTCCGGGTGCGGCCATGCCGCACTCTCGCTGGCGCTGGCCGAGCAGGGCTTCACCGTGGTCGGGCTGGATGCCAGCCCGACGGCGATCGCAGCAGCGGCAGCCACCGCAGCCGAACGTGGTTTGACCGCAGCAAGTTTCGCGCAAGCCGACATGACTGCCTTCACCGGTTACGACGGCAGGTTCAACACCGTGCTCGACAGCGGCCTGCTGCACGCGCTGCCGATCGACAGACGCCAGGCCTATATCCAGGCCATCCACCGCGCCTCGGCACCGGATGCACGGCTGTACATCCTGGCCTTTGCGACAAGGCCCTTCGGCGAGGACGCTCCGGGCCCCAACGGCTTCACCGCCGACGAGTTGCGCGACACCGTCGCCACCCGTTGGACCGTGGACGAGGTACGCCCGGCCAAGCTGTACGGCAACGACGGTCCGGCAGGCGGGCCGGCATCAGCGCCGGGCGTCGAGCGCGACGGTGCCGGCCACATCACGATGTCCGGCTTCCTGCTGACCGCACACAAAGGCGGCTGA
- a CDS encoding MarR family transcriptional regulator codes for MPSPPDKRDPIAQARANWEAAGWGEVADGMVAVTSVMRAHQILLARVESALRPYDLSFSRFELLRLLAFSRAGALPITKASDRLQVHVTSVTHAIRRLEASGLVERIPHPTDGRTTLVQITKLGRSTVEDATVTLNEQVFADVGMSEEQSRALVASIETLRRHSGDF; via the coding sequence GTGCCCTCGCCACCGGACAAACGTGACCCCATCGCGCAGGCCCGGGCGAACTGGGAGGCCGCCGGTTGGGGCGAGGTGGCCGATGGCATGGTCGCGGTGACGTCGGTGATGCGCGCCCATCAGATTCTGCTGGCCCGGGTGGAGTCCGCGCTGCGACCTTACGATCTGAGCTTCTCGCGGTTCGAGTTGCTGCGGCTACTGGCCTTCAGCCGGGCCGGTGCACTGCCGATCACGAAGGCCTCCGATCGCCTCCAGGTACATGTCACCAGCGTCACGCACGCCATCCGGCGCCTGGAAGCCAGTGGGCTGGTGGAGCGCATCCCACATCCCACCGATGGGCGCACCACGCTGGTGCAGATCACGAAGCTCGGGCGTTCGACGGTCGAGGATGCCACGGTGACCCTGAACGAGCAGGTGTTCGCCGACGTCGGGATGTCGGAGGAGCAGTCGCGAGCCCTGGTCGCGTCCATCGAGACCCTGCGCCGACACTCCGGTGATTTCTGA
- a CDS encoding SRPBCC family protein, translated as MSLPALEDITAHRGTRTPMDGLIRIETSPKEQATPIIMDMMRSVYPHDQVFGQYCTVNDYIECPPDELFDYLSDTRCLEEWTYSLRGFTQTEEPGLWLAHDRLGAGPSGPGSTIYTRTVANRDALTVDYHCAWDQGKHLWMIYLMRIVDAQVVFDKPGSVVLWTNCHHPFYDENPYPETAPPARPVWVGDFWDMFGPGHLLELRNLKAIAEYRHRNGLSVTPAWMK; from the coding sequence ATGTCACTGCCCGCGCTTGAAGACATCACGGCCCATCGGGGTACCCGTACCCCGATGGACGGACTCATCCGGATCGAGACCTCGCCCAAGGAGCAGGCCACCCCGATCATCATGGACATGATGCGGTCGGTCTACCCGCACGACCAGGTGTTCGGTCAGTACTGCACGGTCAACGACTACATCGAGTGCCCACCCGACGAGCTGTTCGACTACCTGTCCGACACCCGCTGCCTGGAGGAATGGACCTACAGCCTGCGTGGTTTCACCCAGACCGAGGAGCCCGGGCTGTGGCTGGCCCATGACCGGCTCGGCGCCGGGCCGTCGGGTCCGGGAAGCACGATCTACACCCGTACGGTGGCCAACCGCGACGCGCTGACCGTGGACTACCACTGCGCCTGGGACCAGGGCAAGCACCTCTGGATGATCTACCTGATGCGGATCGTCGACGCGCAGGTGGTGTTCGACAAGCCGGGATCGGTTGTGCTGTGGACGAATTGCCACCATCCGTTCTACGACGAGAACCCCTACCCGGAGACCGCGCCCCCGGCGCGACCGGTCTGGGTGGGGGATTTCTGGGACATGTTCGGTCCCGGCCACCTGCTGGAATTGCGAAACCTCAAGGCAATCGCCGAATACCGGCACCGCAACGGTCTGTCGGTCACCCCGGCCTGGATGAAGTGA
- the mmsB gene encoding 3-hydroxyisobutyrate dehydrogenase: MSTIAFLGLGHMGGPMAANLVTAGHTVRGFDPVPAAQETAKANGVNVFDTGAEAVTGADVVITMLPNGTLVKSCYAEVLPAATDGALFIDSSTISVDDAREVHKVALEHGFAQLDAPVSGGVKGAVAGTLAFMVGGSDDAVDAARTVLEPMAGKIIHCGAAGAGQAAKVCNNMVLAVQQIAVGEAFVLAEHLGLDKQALFDVITGATGNCWAVHTNCPVPGPVPTSPANNDFTPGFATALMNKDLGLAMAAVSSTGSSAPLGTHAAEIYAKFAADHADKDFSAVIETLRS; the protein is encoded by the coding sequence GTGAGCACGATCGCGTTCTTGGGGCTGGGCCACATGGGCGGGCCCATGGCCGCCAACCTGGTGACGGCCGGGCACACCGTACGCGGTTTCGACCCGGTACCGGCCGCGCAGGAGACAGCAAAGGCCAACGGCGTCAACGTGTTCGATACGGGCGCCGAGGCAGTCACCGGTGCCGACGTGGTGATCACCATGTTGCCCAACGGCACGTTGGTGAAGAGCTGCTACGCCGAGGTGCTGCCCGCAGCCACCGATGGGGCCCTGTTCATCGACAGCTCGACGATCTCGGTCGACGATGCCCGTGAGGTGCACAAGGTCGCGCTCGAGCACGGCTTCGCCCAGCTCGACGCGCCGGTGTCAGGTGGGGTCAAGGGCGCGGTGGCCGGCACGCTGGCCTTCATGGTCGGCGGTTCCGATGATGCGGTCGATGCGGCCCGTACGGTGCTGGAACCCATGGCAGGCAAGATCATTCACTGCGGCGCCGCGGGTGCGGGCCAGGCCGCCAAGGTGTGCAACAACATGGTGCTGGCTGTGCAGCAGATCGCCGTCGGTGAGGCGTTCGTGCTGGCCGAGCATCTGGGCCTGGACAAGCAGGCACTGTTCGACGTGATCACCGGCGCGACCGGCAACTGCTGGGCAGTTCACACGAATTGCCCGGTGCCCGGCCCGGTTCCGACCTCCCCGGCCAACAACGATTTCACGCCGGGGTTCGCCACCGCACTGATGAACAAGGATCTCGGCCTGGCGATGGCCGCGGTGTCCTCGACGGGTTCCTCGGCTCCACTCGGCACGCATGCAGCCGAGATCTACGCGAAATTCGCTGCCGACCACGCCGACAAGGACTTCAGTGCCGTGATCGAGACGCTGCGTAGCTGA